The proteins below come from a single Campylobacter concisus genomic window:
- a CDS encoding aldo/keto reductase has protein sequence MQYLTLNDGNKMPILGYGVYQVESAEAQRCVEDAIGVGYRLIDTAQAYRNEEGVGAAVKTAIAGGVKREELFITTKLWVSDVSEDRALKAFDASMKKLGLDYLDLYLIHQPYSDTYGAWRAMSRLKKEGRIRSIGVSNFYADRIVDLCENSVVIPAVNQLECHPFYQREALKRVLDGYGIAFESWASFAEGKNDIFKNAVLSGIGEKYGKSAAQVILRWLIQRGIAVIPKSVKIERMRQNFDIFDFALAPDDMAAIAALDTGKTLFSDHRDDSMVKRIINWMKDNTPKQ, from the coding sequence ATGCAGTATTTAACCTTAAACGACGGCAACAAAATGCCGATTTTAGGCTACGGAGTCTATCAGGTGGAGTCTGCGGAGGCTCAAAGATGTGTTGAGGATGCGATTGGCGTGGGTTACCGTCTCATCGACACCGCGCAGGCTTATCGCAACGAAGAGGGCGTTGGCGCGGCGGTTAAAACGGCGATAGCCGGCGGCGTGAAACGTGAGGAGCTTTTTATCACCACAAAGCTTTGGGTGAGCGACGTAAGCGAGGATAGAGCGCTAAAAGCCTTTGATGCGTCGATGAAAAAGCTAGGGCTTGATTATCTCGATCTGTATCTCATCCATCAGCCATATAGCGACACCTACGGCGCGTGGCGAGCGATGAGTAGGCTTAAAAAAGAGGGTCGCATCCGCTCTATCGGCGTTAGCAACTTCTACGCTGATCGGATCGTCGATCTGTGCGAAAACAGCGTCGTCATCCCTGCGGTAAATCAGCTTGAGTGCCATCCGTTTTATCAGCGTGAAGCGTTAAAACGCGTACTTGATGGCTACGGCATAGCATTTGAATCGTGGGCTAGCTTCGCCGAGGGTAAAAACGATATATTTAAAAATGCCGTGCTAAGTGGTATCGGTGAAAAATATGGCAAAAGCGCGGCTCAGGTTATTTTGCGCTGGCTAATTCAGCGCGGTATCGCCGTCATTCCAAAAAGCGTAAAAATCGAGCGAATGAGGCAGAATTTCGATATTTTTGATTTCGCGCTTGCGCCTGATGATATGGCTGCTATCGCTGCGCTGGATACAGGCAAGACGCTATTTTCCGACCACAGAGATGACAGCATGGTAAAACGGATTATAAACTGGATGAAGGATAATACGCCAAAACAATAA
- a CDS encoding alpha/beta hydrolase, with translation MKKRDFMKISVGGAVAMSSLNAKENNAGERVEKLKVPFANPSKEAAANAAKNPFGLVYGDAISKNEAGKVNLTPVSYKSRGLDIAANVYTPANFDPNKSYAAVVVAHPNGGVKEQVAGLYAQRLAELGYVAIAFDAAYQGASGGMPRNVDTPANRIEDIRAAADFLLKFKGVDSDRIGVLGICGGGGYTLKAAQTDKIFKAVATLSAFDSGLARRNGFLDAQISTIQQRLKDASDARAKEVLTGEVEYVPDPNLTDEEIAKITNDLYREGLKYYHRTHVHPNSTFAYTKSSLLDLMNFDAASNMDLINQPLLMMVGSKADSAYMSERAFAGASGTQKKEYFKIDGALHIDTYYKPEYVDVAMKKLAQFYGENL, from the coding sequence ATGAAAAAACGCGATTTTATGAAAATTTCAGTAGGAGGAGCAGTAGCTATGAGCAGTTTAAACGCAAAAGAAAACAATGCTGGCGAGAGGGTAGAAAAACTCAAAGTCCCATTCGCCAACCCGAGCAAAGAGGCTGCCGCAAATGCGGCTAAAAATCCGTTCGGCCTGGTTTACGGCGACGCGATAAGCAAAAACGAGGCGGGCAAGGTAAATTTGACGCCGGTAAGCTATAAATCTCGCGGCTTAGATATCGCGGCCAACGTCTATACGCCCGCAAATTTTGATCCTAACAAGAGTTACGCGGCCGTCGTCGTGGCGCATCCAAACGGCGGTGTGAAGGAGCAGGTAGCGGGTCTCTATGCGCAGCGCCTAGCGGAGCTTGGCTACGTCGCGATCGCCTTTGACGCGGCTTATCAGGGCGCTAGCGGGGGTATGCCGCGCAACGTCGATACGCCTGCAAACAGGATCGAGGATATCCGCGCGGCAGCCGATTTTTTGCTTAAATTTAAAGGCGTAGATAGCGACCGTATCGGAGTGCTAGGCATCTGCGGAGGCGGCGGATATACGCTAAAAGCCGCGCAGACTGATAAAATTTTCAAAGCCGTGGCGACGCTAAGTGCTTTTGATAGCGGACTAGCTAGGCGAAACGGCTTTTTGGATGCGCAAATTTCGACTATCCAGCAACGACTAAAAGACGCTAGCGACGCACGCGCCAAAGAGGTGCTAACGGGCGAGGTTGAATACGTGCCGGATCCAAATTTAACCGACGAGGAGATAGCCAAAATCACCAACGATCTTTACCGCGAGGGGCTAAAATACTACCACCGCACGCACGTGCATCCAAACTCCACCTTCGCCTACACCAAAAGCAGTCTGCTAGATCTCATGAACTTCGACGCTGCGAGCAATATGGATCTAATCAATCAGCCGCTTTTGATGATGGTAGGCTCCAAAGCCGACAGCGCCTATATGAGCGAGCGAGCTTTCGCGGGCGCTAGCGGTACGCAGAAGAAGGAGTACTTTAAGATAGACGGAGCGCTACATATTGACACTTACTATAAGCCCGAATACGTGGACGTCGCGATGAAAAAACTAGCCCAGTTTTACGGAGAAAATTTGTAA
- a CDS encoding alpha/beta hydrolase, with product MNDNFTKESKISDVVHDAAFGDYGRLLFPTDAGYFSGGKLGELNLTWYEHIDADKTVEILNYLKDRAKAGKQVFYDIYSNTEKAADPRKNDTGLFYFKGERGKPFAVVVAGGGFAYVGAMHDSFPHALELSKKGYNAFALIYRPGARSGTQDLARAISFIFEHAKELEVRAEFYSLWGGSAGARLAAMLGSYGTQAFEQGSHPRPAAVIMQYTGYSDFTRNDPPTFAVVGENDWIASPGVMERRIRNLAATGVKTQFRSYANLGHGFGLGTGTAAQGWLDEAVKFWQEQMR from the coding sequence ATGAACGATAATTTTACAAAAGAGAGCAAAATTTCAGACGTCGTCCATGATGCGGCATTTGGTGACTACGGCAGGCTGCTTTTTCCTACAGATGCTGGTTACTTTAGCGGCGGTAAGCTCGGCGAGCTAAATTTGACGTGGTACGAGCATATCGATGCCGATAAAACGGTTGAAATTTTAAACTATCTAAAAGATCGCGCCAAAGCCGGCAAGCAGGTATTTTACGATATTTACTCAAATACCGAAAAAGCCGCCGATCCACGTAAAAATGATACTGGGCTTTTTTATTTTAAAGGCGAGCGGGGCAAGCCGTTTGCAGTGGTGGTCGCCGGAGGCGGCTTTGCCTATGTGGGCGCGATGCATGATAGTTTCCCGCACGCGCTTGAGCTTTCTAAAAAGGGCTACAACGCCTTTGCGTTGATCTACCGCCCGGGCGCTAGGAGCGGGACGCAAGACCTTGCTCGTGCGATTAGCTTTATTTTTGAGCACGCAAAGGAGCTTGAGGTGAGAGCGGAGTTTTATTCGCTGTGGGGCGGCTCGGCCGGAGCTAGGCTTGCGGCGATGCTGGGAAGCTACGGCACGCAGGCTTTTGAGCAGGGCTCGCATCCGCGACCTGCAGCCGTGATAATGCAATATACGGGCTATTCGGATTTTACGCGAAACGATCCGCCGACCTTTGCCGTCGTTGGCGAAAACGACTGGATCGCAAGCCCCGGCGTGATGGAGAGACGGATACGAAATTTAGCCGCTACGGGCGTTAAAACGCAGTTTCGTAGCTACGCAAATTTAGGTCACGGATTTGGCTTAGGCACCGGCACGGCAGCACAGGGCTGGCTGGATGAGGCGGTCAAATTTTGGCAAGAACAGATGAGATAA
- a CDS encoding flavodoxin, translating into MKKLSKIMAGALAMCSFAAVESTAGNIKFEPQKTLVVYFSAGGNTARAANLIAQNLGAEIVELKPVQPYTNADLNYNDPRSRVSREHDDTSLRKVPLANAKIEGWESYDVVFVGYPIWWHDAAWPIDEFIKNNDFSGKKLIPFCTVYSSGLENSDKNLAKKANGGEWLAGKCFGERPSEKEIKEWLAKF; encoded by the coding sequence ATGAAAAAATTAAGCAAAATAATGGCTGGAGCGCTTGCTATGTGTTCATTCGCGGCGGTCGAAAGTACAGCAGGAAATATAAAATTTGAGCCCCAAAAGACGCTCGTAGTCTATTTTTCAGCAGGCGGCAATACGGCTAGAGCGGCAAATTTAATAGCACAAAATTTAGGGGCCGAGATAGTCGAGCTAAAACCGGTGCAGCCCTACACGAACGCGGATCTAAACTACAACGATCCAAGAAGTCGCGTTAGCCGAGAGCATGATGATACGTCGCTTAGGAAAGTGCCTTTGGCTAACGCTAAAATCGAAGGCTGGGAGAGCTATGATGTCGTTTTCGTAGGCTATCCGATCTGGTGGCACGATGCTGCGTGGCCGATCGACGAGTTTATAAAAAATAACGATTTTAGCGGCAAAAAGTTGATCCCGTTTTGCACCGTTTATAGCTCAGGGCTTGAAAATAGCGATAAAAATTTAGCCAAGAAAGCAAACGGCGGCGAGTGGCTAGCGGGGAAGTGCTTCGGCGAGAGGCCGAGCGAAAAAGAGATAAAAGAGTGGCTTGCGAAATTTTAG
- a CDS encoding cupin domain-containing protein, whose protein sequence is MQEKQVLVKKENLAVYDKVSDKIFAGGLPKVTLLFGATPYANAGASLVHFPRGVRTAWHTHPAGQNLIVTQGKIYTGTADGVVQIARAGDAVLCPPGVKHWHGAGLREDGEHIAVTFEKEGKSATWLEHLGQDEYENLIKKAEEVRAG, encoded by the coding sequence ATGCAGGAAAAGCAAGTTTTAGTTAAAAAGGAAAATCTCGCCGTCTATGACAAGGTGAGCGATAAAATTTTTGCAGGCGGACTGCCTAAGGTCACGCTACTTTTCGGTGCAACGCCTTATGCAAACGCAGGAGCATCGCTAGTGCATTTTCCGCGCGGAGTACGCACGGCGTGGCACACGCATCCCGCAGGGCAAAATTTAATCGTAACGCAAGGTAAAATTTACACCGGCACGGCGGACGGAGTCGTACAAATCGCCCGTGCTGGCGATGCAGTGCTCTGTCCGCCTGGCGTCAAACACTGGCACGGAGCTGGACTGCGCGAAGACGGCGAGCATATCGCGGTAACCTTTGAAAAGGAGGGTAAAAGCGCAACGTGGCTGGAGCACCTAGGCCAGGATGAATACGAAAATTTGATTAAAAAGGCGGAAGAGGTAAGAGCAGGCTAA
- a CDS encoding site-specific integrase yields MKLNQGIIDSLVDSFMQAKVDKSIKEHSFYDKKIDIDFADALNRHFKEALKNDSFPELLKQSNEALINKAKILSNNLDEAIDQDDKASIAQTLLEKHILSLNYLISKLDKSANLVSKKLKFLNKQDENHRFESNNIDSFQDNIETLDKTHGLPLNKEGMKNLIKNFSHAIMTTAKQQYGLNTPIKLVKTKDDERSVEQILTSDSHIIGKRIKVGDKSFSVGILNDEIRQEYEIVPCSPSQRKVESREIITLKIAFENFTANTSVSQKWSSSTMDLVNIVGNILFKFFHPNKDITTISRDDLLKFRNTLSLIPTKLNQKAKYKDKSLEQIISLGKNDPKLSQVTIQKYMIRVIQFFKYCYNSDYISKSIVNDLNIKVEINPMERKVLPYSKDEANTIFKIVQNFKETNTTPSKRISANDLYYITMIAAYSGMRINEIVQLRARDIVQHNNVLCFSINRDDGKSTKNINSIRLVPVHSKLIELGLMEFVKQRASTNKSIFKVSNKDFSEIFRSQIQRKLISSDKQKTFYSFRHYFIDTLVQQEVEPNIIAQIVGHEKQYKILLGTYATNINASVLKSKVEMVSY; encoded by the coding sequence ATGAAATTGAATCAAGGAATTATAGATTCATTAGTTGATAGTTTTATGCAGGCAAAGGTAGACAAGAGCATAAAAGAGCATTCGTTTTATGATAAAAAGATAGATATTGACTTTGCAGATGCACTAAATCGGCACTTCAAAGAAGCCTTAAAAAATGACAGCTTTCCTGAATTGCTCAAGCAAAGCAATGAGGCCTTGATAAATAAAGCCAAAATTTTATCTAATAACTTAGATGAAGCAATAGATCAAGATGATAAAGCCAGTATAGCTCAAACCTTGCTTGAAAAACATATATTGTCACTAAACTATCTTATATCAAAGCTTGATAAGAGTGCAAATCTTGTTTCTAAAAAGCTTAAATTTTTAAACAAACAAGATGAAAACCATAGATTTGAATCAAACAATATAGATAGCTTTCAGGATAATATTGAAACCCTTGATAAGACACATGGACTACCTCTCAATAAAGAAGGTATGAAAAATTTAATTAAAAATTTCTCACATGCCATAATGACAACTGCCAAGCAACAATATGGACTCAACACGCCCATTAAGCTAGTAAAAACTAAAGATGATGAGAGGAGCGTAGAGCAGATACTAACTAGCGATAGTCACATCATAGGCAAACGCATAAAAGTAGGTGATAAAAGCTTTAGTGTAGGTATTTTAAATGATGAAATAAGACAAGAATATGAGATAGTACCATGTTCTCCTAGTCAAAGAAAGGTAGAGAGTAGGGAGATCATCACATTAAAAATAGCATTTGAAAATTTTACAGCTAATACTAGCGTTAGTCAAAAGTGGTCAAGTAGCACTATGGATCTGGTAAATATTGTAGGCAATATATTGTTTAAATTTTTTCATCCGAACAAGGATATCACAACCATATCGCGAGATGATCTACTTAAATTTAGAAATACTTTATCTCTCATACCAACCAAGCTAAATCAAAAAGCCAAATATAAAGACAAAAGCTTAGAGCAGATAATAAGTTTAGGCAAAAACGATCCCAAGCTATCACAAGTAACCATACAAAAATATATGATAAGAGTTATTCAGTTCTTTAAGTATTGCTATAACAGTGACTATATAAGTAAGAGCATCGTAAATGATCTAAATATAAAAGTAGAGATCAATCCAATGGAGCGCAAGGTGCTACCTTACAGCAAAGATGAAGCTAATACTATCTTTAAAATAGTCCAAAATTTTAAAGAAACTAACACAACACCGAGTAAACGCATAAGTGCAAATGATCTATACTATATAACCATGATAGCAGCATATAGTGGCATGAGGATAAATGAGATAGTTCAGCTAAGAGCACGTGACATTGTGCAGCACAATAATGTGCTTTGCTTTAGCATAAATAGAGATGATGGCAAGAGTACCAAAAACATAAATTCCATAAGGCTTGTACCAGTGCATAGTAAGTTAATAGAGCTTGGTCTAATGGAGTTTGTAAAACAAAGAGCTAGTACAAACAAAAGCATCTTTAAAGTAAGCAATAAAGACTTTTCTGAAATTTTTAGATCCCAAATACAACGAAAACTAATAAGTAGCGATAAGCAAAAGACTTTTTACTCTTTTAGGCACTATTTTATAGATACGCTTGTCCAACAAGAAGTAGAGCCAAATATCATAGCTCAAATAGTAGGACATGAGAAACAGTATAAAATTTTATTAGGAACCTATGCCACAAATATAAATGCCAGTGTTTTAAAATCAAAAGTTGAAATGGTAAGTTACTAA
- the mobC gene encoding plasmid mobilization relaxosome protein MobC, giving the protein MSKNVKDKVLSARITYQQYDKLSKIALELDMSRSEIISYLIDNGTVNSESIKKKELYPAIIANFARPFNNINQIAKKLNIAYKTSGNIALEVILRAQEDLYKIQSVLTEILSLIRSRYDS; this is encoded by the coding sequence ATGTCAAAAAATGTCAAGGATAAGGTGCTCTCCGCAAGGATCACTTATCAACAATACGATAAGCTATCTAAAATAGCCCTAGAGTTAGATATGTCAAGATCAGAAATCATTTCCTACCTTATAGATAATGGCACTGTAAATTCTGAATCCATAAAAAAGAAAGAGCTATATCCAGCAATCATTGCAAATTTTGCTAGACCTTTTAATAACATTAATCAAATAGCAAAGAAACTAAATATAGCTTATAAGACCAGTGGTAATATAGCTTTAGAAGTGATACTGCGAGCACAAGAAGATTTGTACAAAATCCAATCAGTGCTAACTGAAATTTTAAGCCTAATAAGGAGTAGATATGATAGTTAA
- a CDS encoding aminotransferase gives MIVKISKGEKGIADYLKTGKKRDSKLTRDEKDDRLPLAGNLDLIEMSEKYQSKKKNKKHNYYHISLSFTSEEWSRLYESGNIDELIIDFLRLTFPNHDIDELLFYAEAHLPIIKEEPYIPRPEGTLENRVLNKKHKNGEPLKREPHIHLIVSFENMKFTHSVKTGGVIYTKGAAKQQVKAIMAKSAEKFKRVVNDILSNKYGLNNIEPLSMDEDQLEKQYESFKSAAQKVKKGKEKDTLIKIETDVVIEPKANIKEQNISVEELLADAKNSTADYLLRMIEEDEGFKKDYYDRAKRLNAVDIREFLPMINAKFNITAKPEMVNDKYKVRVDGFNGTYNLTDLMCKIVYNGRKGVLFHVVNELEQMLIELQANKNEPKITLSVSSDFGTPNKDPKAQVLNSWKTIQIEPYNLKSILKNYSAISVAGFKDKSEEASSIDSITPTLIYDIDNSKFTANDAQNLLQSKGIKGFIYPTTYQAPDTKVEKFKLIIPTTRAPSLNEYDEYIKEITRELGLYNIVNNSSLHPSKFHYTPVPGSEFVSISGKTFDNTRAIEDAGLKTDINNMDIKAIYEDLQNLRKYELGYETKDTNSHIKRTSYQAISSKIPIKELIEYFDESTMVKKYKDYQMLFNNNSRYLYLPEENTAYSFNQNRHYTPYIYIRDKFYEATRKIKTGFYDDDLIKKIGLKQNEYKGFVKGIDDHLDINRYYLAFINRTENFKKYLSNIAKTNYKGLIYNIKTYMKDWQDMQGFNKLKERYRTDKIYLTEDHILFGSLKITKQELYDQGLDKNFGVEQSKQQSNEIEGKEQNVKSEYDGLGR, from the coding sequence ATGATAGTTAAGATCTCAAAAGGAGAAAAGGGCATAGCTGATTATCTAAAAACTGGCAAGAAAAGAGATTCAAAGCTAACTAGAGATGAAAAAGATGATAGATTGCCACTGGCTGGAAATTTAGATCTTATAGAGATGTCTGAAAAGTACCAGAGCAAGAAAAAGAATAAGAAACATAACTACTATCATATATCCTTGTCATTTACTTCAGAGGAGTGGAGCAGGCTATATGAAAGTGGCAATATAGATGAGCTTATAATAGATTTTTTGAGGCTCACTTTCCCAAATCACGACATAGATGAGCTACTTTTTTATGCTGAAGCTCATCTGCCTATAATAAAAGAAGAGCCATATATTCCTCGTCCAGAAGGGACGCTAGAAAACAGAGTATTAAATAAAAAACATAAAAATGGCGAACCGCTAAAAAGAGAGCCTCATATTCATCTAATAGTCTCTTTTGAAAATATGAAATTTACTCATAGTGTAAAAACTGGTGGAGTAATATATACAAAAGGTGCAGCCAAGCAACAAGTAAAAGCTATTATGGCTAAATCAGCAGAGAAATTTAAAAGAGTAGTTAATGACATCTTATCTAACAAGTATGGATTAAATAATATAGAGCCCTTAAGCATGGATGAAGACCAACTAGAAAAGCAATATGAAAGCTTTAAAAGTGCAGCACAAAAGGTTAAGAAAGGCAAAGAAAAAGATACGCTAATAAAGATAGAAACAGATGTTGTGATCGAGCCAAAAGCCAATATAAAAGAGCAAAATATAAGTGTTGAAGAACTACTAGCCGATGCTAAAAATTCTACAGCTGATTATCTATTAAGAATGATAGAAGAAGATGAGGGTTTCAAAAAAGACTATTATGATAGGGCAAAGAGACTTAACGCAGTGGATATAAGAGAATTTTTGCCTATGATCAATGCAAAATTTAACATCACCGCAAAACCTGAAATGGTAAATGACAAATATAAAGTAAGAGTGGATGGTTTTAATGGAACTTATAATCTAACTGATCTAATGTGTAAGATAGTCTATAATGGCAGAAAAGGAGTGTTATTTCACGTAGTTAATGAGCTAGAGCAAATGCTTATAGAACTTCAAGCTAATAAAAATGAGCCAAAGATAACATTAAGTGTAAGTAGTGACTTTGGCACGCCAAATAAAGACCCAAAGGCTCAAGTGTTAAATAGCTGGAAAACGATACAAATAGAGCCATACAATCTAAAATCAATACTTAAAAACTATTCAGCTATATCAGTGGCAGGTTTTAAAGATAAAAGTGAAGAAGCTAGCAGTATTGACAGCATAACTCCTACGCTTATATATGATATAGATAACTCTAAATTTACTGCAAATGATGCTCAAAATTTACTACAAAGTAAAGGGATAAAAGGCTTCATATACCCAACCACCTATCAAGCGCCAGACACAAAAGTAGAGAAATTTAAACTCATCATACCCACAACAAGAGCTCCAAGTTTAAATGAATATGATGAATACATAAAAGAGATAACAAGAGAGCTTGGGTTATATAACATAGTAAATAACTCCAGCTTGCATCCTAGTAAATTTCACTACACTCCAGTGCCAGGATCTGAATTTGTAAGCATTAGTGGAAAAACTTTTGATAATACAAGAGCCATTGAAGATGCTGGCTTAAAAACAGATATTAATAATATGGATATTAAAGCCATATATGAAGATTTACAAAATCTAAGAAAATATGAGCTTGGTTATGAAACAAAAGATACCAACTCACATATTAAAAGAACAAGCTACCAAGCTATATCATCAAAAATTCCGATAAAAGAGTTAATAGAATACTTTGACGAGAGTACTATGGTTAAAAAATATAAAGATTATCAAATGCTTTTTAATAATAACAGTAGATACCTATACTTGCCAGAAGAAAATACAGCCTACTCTTTTAACCAAAATAGACACTATACTCCATATATCTACATTAGAGATAAATTTTATGAAGCAACTAGAAAGATAAAAACTGGATTTTATGATGATGATCTCATTAAAAAGATAGGACTTAAACAAAATGAATATAAAGGCTTTGTAAAAGGTATCGATGATCATCTAGATATAAATAGATACTATTTAGCTTTTATAAATAGAACTGAAAACTTTAAAAAATATCTATCGAATATAGCTAAGACTAACTATAAAGGCTTAATTTATAATATAAAAACATATATGAAAGATTGGCAAGATATGCAAGGTTTTAATAAGCTAAAGGAGCGTTATAGAACAGATAAGATATATCTAACAGAAGATCATATATTATTTGGTTCACTAAAAATAACAAAGCAAGAGCTATACGATCAAGGACTTGATAAGAATTTTGGAGTAGAGCAATCAAAACAACAATCAAATGAGATAGAGGGCAAAGAGCAAAATGTGAAGTCAGAGTATGATGGTTTGGGAAGGTAG
- a CDS encoding ATP-binding protein, whose product MYIKRAISDEIKEYMKSFPVLLISGARQVGKSTLALNLDIPNYVTLDDINIYESARNDPKGFIEHCEKPIVIDEIQRVPILLLAIKEFVDKDRTNGQFILTGSANLKGFKDISDSLAGRIGIVELYPLSQKELSHSDENLIDILSGDISHLVLKKYDNDGLSEKIINGGYPEITKIDSEKSKYLWFSSYIRTYIESDAKEIGNIRNMDKFITMYRLCMLRSGNIFNKNELCLESGLDNKTFDSYFSVLEHTYQIQKLQPYFNNALKRLIKTPKIFATDTGVLAHLLQISSVQDLANSPYKGAIYETFVFDELLKANTNSKKRANIYYYRTSDQKEIDFILEISGKLIAIEVKSSKTISKDDFKHIYHLKENLQSKFDKGIVFYAGDTAMKLDDDMFALPFGFMG is encoded by the coding sequence ATGTACATCAAACGAGCCATAAGCGACGAAATAAAAGAGTATATGAAAAGCTTTCCTGTGCTTTTGATAAGCGGAGCTAGACAAGTTGGCAAATCAACCCTTGCTTTAAATTTAGATATACCAAATTACGTAACGCTTGACGATATTAATATATATGAATCCGCAAGAAACGATCCAAAAGGCTTTATAGAGCATTGCGAGAAGCCTATCGTGATAGATGAGATACAAAGAGTGCCTATACTGCTTTTAGCAATAAAAGAATTTGTAGATAAGGATAGAACAAATGGGCAGTTTATATTAACTGGCTCTGCAAATTTAAAGGGCTTTAAAGATATATCAGACTCTCTTGCTGGCAGGATAGGCATAGTAGAGCTTTATCCGCTTTCTCAAAAAGAGCTAAGCCATAGTGATGAAAATTTGATAGATATTTTAAGCGGCGATATAAGCCATCTTGTGCTAAAGAAGTATGACAACGACGGCTTATCTGAAAAGATCATAAACGGCGGCTACCCGGAGATCACAAAGATAGACTCAGAGAAATCAAAATATCTCTGGTTTAGCTCATATATAAGAACATATATAGAATCAGATGCCAAAGAGATAGGCAACATCAGAAATATGGATAAATTTATCACTATGTACCGCCTATGTATGCTAAGAAGCGGCAACATCTTTAACAAAAATGAGCTATGCCTAGAGTCTGGGCTTGATAATAAGACGTTTGACAGCTATTTTAGCGTGCTTGAGCATACTTATCAGATCCAAAAGCTTCAGCCGTATTTTAATAACGCTCTAAAAAGACTTATAAAAACTCCTAAAATTTTTGCTACTGACACAGGTGTGCTGGCACACTTACTTCAAATTTCATCAGTACAAGATCTTGCAAATTCTCCTTATAAAGGCGCCATATATGAGACATTTGTATTTGATGAGCTACTAAAGGCAAATACAAATAGCAAAAAAAGAGCAAACATATACTACTACAGAACTAGCGATCAAAAAGAGATAGACTTTATCCTTGAGATATCAGGCAAACTCATAGCCATAGAGGTCAAGTCCTCAAAAACTATCAGTAAAGATGACTTTAAGCATATCTACCATCTAAAAGAAAATTTACAAAGCAAATTTGATAAAGGCATAGTTTTTTATGCTGGAGATACGGCTATGAAGCTAGATGATGATATGTTTGCATTGCCGTTTGGTTTTATGGGATGA
- a CDS encoding effector protein, with amino-acid sequence MKFKDFKEKNSSNYDFFTADEMSHKEFVKLSFEEFLANDNSSKWQLSIDDKRFDSFPNFTQKHQICISNLDYEDNVFQFRICSENNVSSLGYRMFTSFDSIHKDFVTDDIKHSDEVMMALKLGELKEFPCISKCGWWIKDIWRDMYPILDETNSEEFVAGIIKNEFTKKMTEINECLKNAQDGGKLDEIIAKLKDKIN; translated from the coding sequence ATGAAATTTAAAGATTTTAAAGAAAAAAACAGTAGCAACTATGACTTTTTCACAGCCGATGAGATGAGCCATAAAGAATTTGTAAAACTAAGCTTTGAAGAGTTCTTAGCTAACGACAACAGCTCCAAATGGCAGCTTAGTATAGATGACAAGAGGTTTGACTCGTTTCCAAATTTCACCCAAAAACATCAAATTTGCATATCGAATTTAGACTATGAAGATAATGTTTTTCAGTTTAGAATTTGCTCTGAAAACAACGTATCAAGCCTTGGCTACCGCATGTTTACGAGCTTTGATAGCATACATAAAGACTTTGTCACAGACGATATCAAGCACTCTGATGAAGTTATGATGGCCCTAAAGCTTGGCGAGCTTAAAGAGTTTCCTTGCATATCAAAATGCGGCTGGTGGATCAAAGATATCTGGCGAGATATGTATCCTATCTTAGACGAGACTAACAGCGAGGAATTTGTAGCTGGCATTATAAAAAACGAATTTACCAAAAAGATGACCGAGATAAATGAGTGCCTAAAAAACGCTCAAGATGGCGGCAAGCTTGACGAAATTATTGCTAAACTAAAAGATAAAATCAACTAA